One Syntrophaceae bacterium DNA window includes the following coding sequences:
- a CDS encoding amidohydrolase family protein → MFIEPPQGKKPKPEQNDPSGKPLKFVTPELLTAMLHKATVYRPLVVIDCHMHIQSGNCATLPFLWKQTGPLEVVRPGRKMIIPLGILFKDVIPGTMQYFVSKEGEGGQNATELQKELYRRHKFRDTNEVAKNSTFAIGKMFAGNRMKDVIEDLQKDPFYKDVSPLTFCCVVLTMDMEYAHLDGYYGIRVCNPIYDKDDPGMEKDPVDYWHPLHGGFLRKDDRTGDRTYVEREKRIKSLAQRGGDGRAIAGHDGRLPSLVGDVTKDRFDELERPLKELGIPGICFDDRGHEQRVIVDARVKLLGKAETKKYEPWKKQVYNTELAVMANPLRLLPLYHYDPRRWQTLGMRGNELPFAHVGTGGLFLGFKIYTAQGYRPWDPRLPILKDFYRRCCIGEIPIVNHCTPGGAPTFDLEKYRDFSHLRDTPYDEDQKKACPDPVQYFKRHFVSPEAWREVLNREVEGTSLRGLRLCLAHFGGEDAEGPEWAKQILSLMLDYPNVYADLSYSFASAKFRDYFKKTIYGSAGFAETIRHRILFGTDWYLTMLDGVDYREFFVEAKKFLDGFDTSLWLRFTQANPYAFFRIDGQIRRIAENIIKKRKDDRISKAIGELKQDEINQIQKEAEWIEKANGPYRNYEETR, encoded by the coding sequence ATGTTCATAGAACCTCCGCAGGGGAAAAAGCCGAAGCCCGAGCAGAACGACCCCTCGGGCAAGCCCCTGAAGTTCGTCACGCCCGAACTGCTGACCGCGATGCTCCACAAGGCGACCGTTTACCGTCCGCTGGTCGTTATCGATTGCCATATGCACATCCAGAGCGGCAACTGCGCAACCCTGCCGTTTCTCTGGAAGCAGACGGGGCCCCTCGAGGTGGTCCGTCCCGGGCGGAAGATGATAATTCCCCTGGGCATTCTGTTCAAAGACGTCATCCCCGGCACGATGCAGTACTTCGTCAGCAAGGAGGGCGAGGGCGGGCAGAACGCCACGGAGCTGCAGAAAGAGCTCTACCGGCGGCACAAGTTCCGGGACACGAACGAGGTGGCGAAGAACAGCACGTTCGCAATCGGGAAGATGTTCGCAGGAAACAGGATGAAGGATGTCATCGAAGACCTGCAAAAGGACCCGTTTTACAAGGATGTCTCCCCGCTGACGTTTTGCTGCGTCGTCCTGACCATGGACATGGAGTACGCCCACCTCGACGGCTACTACGGCATCCGGGTCTGCAATCCCATCTACGACAAAGACGACCCCGGGATGGAGAAAGACCCCGTCGACTACTGGCACCCCCTCCACGGCGGGTTCCTGAGGAAGGATGACCGCACCGGGGACAGGACCTACGTCGAGCGGGAGAAGCGCATCAAGTCCCTCGCCCAGCGCGGCGGGGACGGCAGGGCCATCGCCGGGCACGACGGCCGGCTGCCCTCCCTCGTGGGCGACGTGACAAAAGACAGATTCGACGAGCTCGAGCGCCCCTTGAAAGAGCTCGGGATACCGGGCATTTGCTTCGACGACCGTGGCCACGAGCAGCGGGTGATCGTCGATGCCCGCGTGAAGCTGCTGGGCAAGGCGGAGACAAAGAAGTACGAGCCGTGGAAAAAGCAGGTGTACAACACGGAGCTGGCGGTCATGGCCAACCCCCTGAGGCTCCTGCCCCTCTACCACTACGACCCGCGGCGCTGGCAGACGCTGGGCATGAGGGGCAACGAGTTGCCGTTTGCCCATGTTGGCACAGGAGGCCTCTTCCTGGGCTTCAAGATCTACACGGCGCAGGGCTACCGGCCCTGGGATCCCCGCCTGCCGATTCTCAAAGACTTTTACAGGCGGTGCTGCATCGGGGAGATCCCCATCGTGAACCACTGCACGCCGGGGGGCGCGCCGACCTTCGACCTGGAAAAGTATCGCGACTTCAGCCACCTCCGGGACACGCCGTACGACGAAGACCAGAAGAAGGCCTGCCCGGACCCTGTACAATACTTCAAGCGCCACTTCGTCTCGCCCGAGGCCTGGCGCGAGGTCCTCAACCGGGAGGTCGAGGGGACAAGTCTCAGGGGCCTGCGCCTGTGCCTGGCCCATTTCGGCGGCGAAGACGCGGAGGGCCCCGAGTGGGCAAAGCAGATCCTCTCGCTGATGCTGGACTACCCCAACGTGTACGCGGACCTTTCCTACTCCTTCGCCTCGGCGAAGTTCCGAGACTACTTCAAGAAAACGATCTACGGAAGCGCGGGCTTCGCGGAAACGATCAGGCACCGCATCCTCTTCGGCACGGACTGGTACCTCACCATGCTCGACGGGGTGGATTACCGGGAGTTTTTCGTGGAGGCCAAGAAATTCCTGGACGGCTTCGACACGAGCCTGTGGCTCCGGTTCACGCAGGCCAACCCCTACGCCTTTTTCAGAATTGACGGCCAGATCAGGCGGATAGCGGAAAATATTATCAAGAAAAGAAAAGACGATAGGATCAGTAAGGCTATAGGTGAGCTTAAGCAGGACGAAATCAATCAAATTCAAAAGGAAGCCGAATGGATCGAGAAGGCAAACGGGCCTTACAGGAACTACGAGGAGACGCGATGA
- a CDS encoding TIGR02270 family protein, producing the protein MGAHPNRSAVASAFVRELVLEHCEEAAHLWLLRGRAARSPLYDLAGLLELDNRLEAHVDALRLEAPASGGLCRKTLEEGRAEECFPAAVLAFETADQDLISSTVEKASAEPGASGAVVGALGWLPSERSRPHIQRLLASGHPLERLIGIAASTLQRRDPGHFLDDALYDGDARLRACALRAVGELGGRADRMLPARLRDHFTDADDRCRFWAARSAALLGDADAAGILKAFVKPDSPFQEEALQMAMRLMDAPAARAWQAELAAAPATRRLAVIGAGIAGDPALVPWLIGRMGDPSLARAAGEAVSAITGVDIAREGLEGKKPEGFKTGPSDDPMDGDVALDPDDGLPWPDADKMAVWWEKRQGQFPPGLRHLAGRPLSAGCLTHVLRAGRQPQRAAAALELAILKPGRPLFDVCAPAFRQVCP; encoded by the coding sequence ATGGGAGCGCATCCGAACCGATCCGCCGTCGCCTCGGCGTTCGTCAGGGAGCTGGTCCTCGAGCACTGCGAAGAGGCCGCGCACCTCTGGCTCCTGCGCGGGAGGGCCGCCCGGTCGCCCCTTTACGACCTGGCAGGCCTTCTCGAACTGGACAACCGCCTCGAGGCCCATGTCGATGCCCTGCGGCTGGAAGCCCCGGCGAGCGGTGGGCTTTGCCGAAAGACCCTGGAAGAGGGCCGGGCGGAAGAATGCTTCCCGGCCGCCGTCCTGGCCTTTGAAACCGCCGATCAGGATCTCATCAGCTCGACTGTCGAAAAAGCTTCCGCCGAGCCCGGGGCTTCCGGAGCGGTCGTCGGGGCCCTCGGCTGGCTTCCCTCCGAGCGGTCCCGGCCGCACATCCAGCGCCTCCTGGCCTCCGGGCACCCGCTGGAGCGGCTCATCGGGATCGCCGCGAGCACCCTGCAGCGCCGGGACCCCGGGCATTTCCTGGACGACGCCCTCTACGACGGCGACGCCCGGCTCAGGGCCTGCGCCCTGCGCGCCGTCGGCGAGCTGGGGGGACGCGCAGACCGCATGTTGCCGGCGAGACTGCGGGACCATTTCACCGACGCCGACGACCGGTGCCGTTTCTGGGCCGCCCGTTCGGCCGCCCTTCTCGGCGACGCGGACGCGGCAGGCATCCTGAAGGCCTTTGTGAAGCCCGATTCCCCGTTCCAGGAAGAGGCGCTCCAGATGGCCATGCGTCTCATGGACGCCCCGGCCGCGCGCGCCTGGCAGGCGGAGCTTGCCGCCGCACCGGCAACCCGACGCCTCGCGGTCATCGGTGCGGGCATCGCCGGGGACCCGGCGCTCGTTCCCTGGCTCATCGGCCGGATGGGCGACCCCTCGCTCGCGAGGGCCGCCGGAGAGGCCGTCTCCGCGATCACCGGCGTCGACATCGCCCGCGAGGGCCTGGAGGGCAAAAAACCGGAGGGCTTCAAGACAGGCCCGAGCGACGACCCGATGGACGGCGACGTTGCCCTCGATCCCGACGACGGCCTCCCGTGGCCCGACGCGGACAAGATGGCCGTGTGGTGGGAAAAGAGACAGGGTCAGTTCCCCCCGGGCCTGCGTCATCTTGCCGGGAGGCCCCTTTCGGCCGGATGCCTGACGCACGTTCTCCGGGCGGGCCGCCAGCCGCAGCGCGCAGCGGCGGCGCTGGAACTGGCGATCCTTAAGCCGGGGAGGCCCCTGTTCGACGTCTGCGCCCCGGCGTTTCGGCAGGTCTGCCCATGA
- a CDS encoding DUF2169 domain-containing protein, which translates to MFHLRNDTPFASELFVFPDLQGFDTLCVAVKATFDLSPGIRVAGLQEPVFLEDTYRGEPGRSSLQYASEAHPEKPGTDVVVIGEACAPLDRPVAELFVTVSVAGRSSTLKVFGDRHWKKTLAGFSPGAPAPFVRMPIVYERAYGGTHVIDGASGTAAADARNPVGIGFTVGTGSRGPADTRLPNIEDPRSLIRTPKDRPRPAGYGYIAPSWEPRLSWAGSCGETWRKTRAPFLPEDFDPRFYHAAHPDLVFPDHLRGGEPVALTNLTPGRERKFNLPACEPRIEVGIAGRFVTAKARLETVLLEPARERLCLVWKSSTGCGKRIAGADVRISCPEWG; encoded by the coding sequence ATGTTCCACCTGAGGAATGACACGCCCTTCGCCTCGGAGCTTTTCGTGTTTCCCGACCTGCAGGGCTTCGACACCCTGTGCGTCGCCGTGAAGGCGACGTTCGACCTCTCGCCCGGCATCCGCGTCGCCGGGCTGCAGGAGCCTGTCTTCCTGGAGGACACCTATCGGGGGGAGCCGGGCAGGTCGAGCCTCCAATACGCATCGGAAGCCCACCCGGAGAAGCCCGGCACGGACGTCGTCGTGATCGGGGAGGCCTGCGCGCCGCTTGACCGTCCGGTCGCAGAGCTGTTCGTCACGGTGTCCGTTGCAGGCCGGAGCAGCACCCTCAAGGTGTTCGGCGACCGGCATTGGAAAAAGACCCTCGCCGGGTTTTCGCCCGGCGCACCAGCGCCCTTCGTGCGCATGCCGATCGTCTACGAGCGGGCCTACGGGGGCACGCACGTCATCGACGGGGCGTCGGGCACGGCCGCGGCGGACGCGAGAAACCCCGTGGGAATCGGTTTCACGGTCGGGACGGGAAGCCGTGGACCCGCCGACACGCGGCTGCCGAACATCGAAGACCCCCGCAGCCTGATCCGGACGCCGAAGGACAGGCCCCGGCCGGCGGGTTACGGGTACATCGCCCCGTCGTGGGAGCCCCGGCTGTCCTGGGCCGGAAGCTGCGGCGAGACGTGGCGGAAGACACGCGCGCCCTTCCTGCCCGAGGACTTCGATCCGCGGTTCTACCATGCGGCCCACCCGGACCTGGTCTTTCCGGATCACCTCCGCGGAGGCGAACCGGTCGCGCTCACGAACCTGACGCCGGGGCGCGAACGGAAGTTCAACCTGCCGGCCTGCGAGCCCCGCATCGAGGTCGGGATCGCGGGGCGCTTCGTGACCGCGAAGGCCCGCCTCGAAACGGTCCTGCTGGAGCCTGCGCGTGAAAGGCTGTGCCTCGTGTGGAAATCGTCGACGGGCTGCGGCAAAAGGATCGCGGGGGCAGACGTGAGAATATCCTGCCCGGAGTGGGGTTGA
- the mutL gene encoding DNA mismatch repair endonuclease MutL produces MGPNRKITVLPEAVASKIAAGEVIERPSSIVKELLENAVDAGATDVAIDLRGGGKESIRIADNGSGISPEDVPVAFERHATSKILTVEDLYAVRSFGFRGEALPSIAAVARVEMATRRRGDVEGTRIVVEGGRILEREAVGCPEGTTITVSRIFESLPVRRKFLRQDATEQGHCLDVIVRVLLPHRHVRATVTAGERTVLEVPRTESLRDRIVLLLGSDLRNHLVAVEAGAPGISLAGFATRPDFTRSSTRGMFFFVNGRYVRDALLSQAVMSAYRNLLEARKYPACALFLEMPPDALDVNVHPAKLEVRFRRPQDVRDLVQQGLAEALTGVRPTAVPHAAPPDGARWQPAPGRTGVAEALRRYSLSAGLAAARPSPSSRLSEDVPDFSPGPGGLFAQAAAPQQPLQFSSLDYLGQVDGTYLAFAAPGVLILLDQHAAHERVLYERLKASKGERLEAQSLLIPEILEMSPGDFERLTASRDLLLEAGVEVEPFGVNTVALKSLPALLGDADVRALVRELLDAIADSGLPRDEMRNRIFVRMACRGAVKARQPLSPDEVKRLCRDLDGIPYASNCPHGRPVFVELPASVIERMFKRT; encoded by the coding sequence ATGGGGCCGAACCGGAAAATCACCGTTCTTCCCGAGGCCGTCGCCTCGAAGATCGCCGCCGGCGAAGTCATCGAGCGGCCCTCGTCCATCGTGAAGGAGCTGCTGGAGAACGCCGTTGACGCGGGCGCCACGGACGTGGCGATTGACCTGCGGGGCGGGGGCAAGGAGTCGATCCGGATCGCTGACAACGGCTCCGGAATCAGCCCGGAGGACGTCCCCGTGGCCTTCGAGAGGCATGCCACGAGCAAGATCCTGACCGTCGAGGATCTCTACGCCGTCCGGTCCTTCGGTTTTCGGGGCGAGGCCCTGCCGAGCATCGCGGCGGTCGCGCGCGTGGAGATGGCCACGAGGCGCCGCGGCGACGTGGAGGGCACGCGCATCGTCGTGGAGGGCGGCCGCATCCTCGAACGCGAGGCCGTCGGCTGCCCCGAGGGCACGACGATCACCGTGAGCCGCATCTTCGAGTCGCTGCCCGTGCGCAGGAAGTTCCTGCGGCAGGACGCCACGGAGCAGGGTCACTGCCTCGATGTCATCGTCCGCGTCCTGCTTCCCCACCGCCACGTGAGGGCGACGGTCACGGCAGGGGAACGGACGGTCCTGGAGGTCCCCCGCACGGAGAGCCTGCGCGACAGGATCGTCCTGCTGCTCGGCAGCGACCTGCGCAACCACCTGGTTGCCGTCGAGGCGGGCGCGCCGGGGATCAGCCTTGCGGGGTTCGCGACGAGGCCCGATTTCACCCGCTCCTCGACTCGGGGCATGTTCTTCTTCGTCAACGGCCGCTACGTCAGGGACGCGCTGCTGTCGCAGGCCGTCATGAGCGCCTACCGCAATCTCCTCGAGGCGCGCAAGTACCCTGCCTGCGCGCTCTTCCTCGAGATGCCGCCCGATGCGCTCGACGTCAACGTCCACCCGGCCAAGCTGGAGGTCCGCTTCCGGCGTCCGCAGGACGTGCGGGATCTGGTCCAGCAGGGACTCGCCGAGGCCCTCACGGGCGTGAGGCCGACGGCGGTGCCGCATGCGGCGCCCCCCGATGGCGCCCGCTGGCAGCCGGCCCCCGGCCGGACCGGCGTGGCCGAGGCCCTGCGGCGCTACAGCCTTTCGGCGGGGCTCGCTGCCGCCCGCCCGTCGCCGTCCTCCCGCCTTTCGGAGGACGTCCCCGATTTCAGCCCGGGCCCCGGCGGCCTTTTCGCGCAGGCGGCCGCCCCGCAGCAGCCGCTCCAATTTTCGTCCCTGGACTATCTGGGCCAGGTCGACGGGACCTATCTCGCCTTTGCGGCGCCCGGCGTCCTGATCCTTCTCGATCAGCATGCCGCCCACGAGCGGGTCCTCTACGAGAGGCTCAAGGCGTCGAAGGGCGAGCGGCTCGAGGCGCAGAGCCTCCTCATCCCCGAGATCCTGGAGATGAGCCCCGGGGACTTCGAGCGTCTCACAGCGTCGCGGGACCTGCTTCTCGAGGCGGGCGTCGAGGTCGAGCCGTTCGGCGTCAACACGGTGGCGCTCAAATCCCTGCCCGCCCTTCTGGGCGACGCGGACGTGCGGGCCCTCGTGAGGGAACTCCTGGACGCGATTGCCGATTCGGGCCTGCCCCGGGATGAAATGCGCAACCGCATCTTCGTCCGGATGGCATGCCGGGGGGCGGTCAAGGCCCGCCAGCCCCTGAGCCCCGACGAGGTGAAGCGGCTGTGCCGCGACCTCGATGGCATCCCCTACGCCTCCAACTGCCCGCACGGCAGGCCGGTGTTCGTCGAGCTGCCCGCCTCGGTGATCGAGAGGATGTTCAAGCGGACTTGA
- a CDS encoding DUF4150 domain-containing protein — translation MGKSTVFANGQGISSRNSEAYTVSGPDVCLTPVGKTQVPLPYVNTARSSTLANGSVTVRVNGSMAAIDGCCYSTSTGDEAGTGKGVISGHHLGKAEFITCSTDVFIEGRGVCRNADAMTQNNGNALGMNRDSTGNPGGETGERVPETTFKLQVVEHLSWDDYDEKTGQFHISEGTKPIADKRVKIRINGGDEIEMTTDKDGIIELTGRNPSDRFEVIFEPDSAMDNSREFLFMRRLPLKREP, via the coding sequence ATGGGTAAGTCAACCGTCTTTGCCAACGGCCAGGGGATCTCGAGCCGCAACAGCGAGGCCTACACCGTCAGCGGGCCCGACGTCTGCCTGACCCCGGTGGGCAAGACGCAGGTGCCGCTGCCCTACGTCAACACCGCCCGGTCGTCCACCCTGGCCAACGGCAGCGTCACGGTGAGGGTCAACGGCTCGATGGCGGCCATCGACGGCTGCTGCTACAGCACGAGCACGGGGGACGAGGCGGGCACTGGCAAGGGCGTGATCTCCGGCCATCACCTCGGCAAGGCCGAATTCATCACCTGCTCCACCGACGTGTTCATCGAAGGAAGGGGCGTGTGCCGCAATGCCGACGCCATGACGCAGAACAACGGCAACGCGCTGGGGATGAACCGCGACTCCACCGGAAACCCCGGCGGTGAAACCGGGGAGCGGGTCCCGGAGACCACCTTCAAGCTCCAGGTCGTGGAACATCTGTCCTGGGACGACTACGACGAGAAGACGGGGCAGTTCCACATCAGCGAGGGCACCAAGCCCATCGCCGACAAGAGGGTCAAGATCCGGATCAACGGCGGGGACGAGATCGAGATGACCACGGACAAGGACGGCATCATCGAGCTCACCGGCCGGAACCCTTCGGACAGGTTTGAAGTCATCTTCGAGCCCGACAGCGCCATGGACAACAGCCGCGAGTTCCTCTTCATGAGGCGCCTGCCCTTGAAAAGGGAGCCCTGA
- a CDS encoding 3-oxoacyl-ACP synthase has protein sequence MRAGPGQLAVTAVHCMTPVGLDAAMTAASVRAGIRRMEKHGRYRDEGKNPVTVARIVGIEHDSPDTAEHIGRAAAMCLEELLAAYDCRGLGRRCSLFLGASAWERPGPRYEEHCRDRLLDILRRRADGDVRTVARGNASLHFALEQAATRIASVPSEPCILGGIDSLLGEATLNWLESDGRLKSSSYGRHQGLSASEAVGFLIVEDLECARRAGKTVLARITAWGLAEEPQPRAAGGPGLCAGLAGACRAALDCAPDGDIRAAFGDLNGEESRAREWSIAAMRCLGDRRERLRLWKPAASCGDIGAASGAVMVGIVAQGFARGWVPSPALVFCSDDHGACGVLVMEKGGPQT, from the coding sequence ATGAGAGCAGGACCGGGACAACTGGCCGTCACGGCCGTCCATTGCATGACACCGGTCGGGCTCGACGCCGCCATGACCGCCGCTTCCGTGCGGGCCGGGATCCGGCGGATGGAGAAGCACGGCCGATACCGGGATGAGGGCAAGAACCCTGTCACCGTGGCGCGGATCGTGGGGATCGAACACGACAGCCCCGATACGGCGGAGCACATCGGGCGGGCCGCCGCGATGTGCCTCGAGGAGCTGCTTGCCGCGTATGACTGCCGCGGCCTCGGTCGCCGATGCAGCCTCTTTCTCGGCGCGTCCGCCTGGGAACGGCCCGGTCCGCGCTACGAGGAGCACTGCCGGGACCGGCTCCTCGATATCCTCCGGCGGCGTGCCGACGGGGATGTGCGCACCGTCGCGCGTGGGAACGCCTCCCTTCACTTCGCCCTAGAGCAGGCGGCCACGCGCATCGCGAGCGTCCCGTCCGAGCCCTGCATCCTCGGCGGGATCGACTCCCTGCTCGGCGAGGCCACCCTGAACTGGCTCGAGAGCGACGGCCGCCTGAAATCGTCGAGCTACGGCCGTCACCAGGGCCTCTCGGCTTCGGAGGCGGTCGGTTTTCTGATCGTCGAGGACCTCGAGTGTGCCCGCAGGGCCGGAAAGACCGTCCTCGCCCGCATCACGGCGTGGGGGCTCGCCGAAGAGCCGCAACCCCGCGCCGCAGGGGGGCCGGGCCTGTGCGCGGGGCTGGCGGGTGCCTGCCGTGCCGCTCTGGATTGCGCGCCGGACGGGGACATCCGGGCCGCCTTCGGCGATCTCAACGGCGAGGAGTCACGCGCCCGGGAATGGAGCATCGCCGCGATGCGATGCCTCGGCGACAGGCGGGAGCGTCTGCGCCTCTGGAAGCCTGCCGCATCCTGCGGAGACATCGGCGCGGCCTCCGGTGCGGTGATGGTGGGTATCGTCGCGCAGGGGTTCGCCCGCGGCTGGGTGCCGTCGCCGGCGCTGGTGTTCTGCTCGGACGACCACGGCGCCTGCGGCGTCCTGGTCATGGAAAAGGGGGGACCGCAGACATGA
- the miaA gene encoding tRNA (adenosine(37)-N6)-dimethylallyltransferase MiaA, translated as MKPGKPKIVILLGPTAVGKTDLALALASEFGGEIVSADSMQVYRHLDIGTSKPTPQERKRVPHHLIDVVEPDEEFSAARFREMADPIIADLDGRKAVFVVGGTGLYIRTLTGGLIDAPDDGLRKSYREALEGQDSASLHGRLLRVDPAAAGRIHPRDKVRIVRALETAELTGEPISVKQRRHGFRDVRYEALKIGLYRDREELYRRIDSRAVQMVDAGLVAETEKILAMGYDEKIKPLQTLGYRYFIRYLKGGMALDEALRSMQRDTRHYARRQMTWFRREAAIEWFHPGAADAVFRRVADFLRGR; from the coding sequence ATGAAGCCAGGAAAGCCGAAAATCGTCATCCTCCTCGGCCCCACGGCCGTCGGCAAGACGGATCTAGCCCTGGCGCTGGCGTCCGAGTTCGGCGGGGAGATCGTCAGCGCCGATTCCATGCAGGTCTACCGCCACCTCGACATCGGCACCTCGAAGCCCACACCGCAGGAGCGCAAGAGGGTTCCCCACCACCTCATCGACGTCGTCGAACCCGACGAGGAGTTCAGCGCCGCCCGATTCAGGGAGATGGCGGACCCGATCATCGCGGATCTCGACGGCAGGAAGGCCGTCTTCGTCGTCGGGGGCACCGGGCTCTATATCCGGACCCTCACGGGAGGCCTGATCGACGCACCCGACGACGGCCTCCGGAAGAGTTACCGCGAGGCCCTGGAAGGGCAGGACAGCGCAAGCCTCCACGGGCGGCTTCTGCGGGTGGACCCCGCGGCCGCCGGGCGGATCCACCCCCGCGACAAGGTCCGGATCGTCCGCGCCCTGGAGACGGCCGAGCTGACGGGGGAGCCCATCTCGGTGAAACAGCGGCGGCACGGCTTCCGGGACGTCCGCTACGAGGCCCTGAAGATCGGCCTCTACCGGGACCGTGAGGAACTGTACCGCCGCATCGACAGCCGCGCCGTGCAGATGGTCGATGCGGGCCTGGTTGCGGAGACCGAGAAAATCCTCGCCATGGGGTATGACGAAAAAATAAAGCCATTACAGACGCTTGGCTATCGATACTTCATCCGTTACCTGAAGGGTGGGATGGCCCTCGACGAAGCCCTCCGGTCCATGCAGCGCGATACCCGCCACTACGCCCGCCGGCAGATGACCTGGTTTCGGCGCGAGGCCGCGATCGAGTGGTTTCACCCCGGAGCGGCCGATGCGGTTTTCAGGCGGGTGGCCGATTTTCTCCGCGGCCGGTGA
- the truA gene encoding tRNA pseudouridine(38-40) synthase TruA: MRNIKLTIEYDGTAYNGWQRQADVLTIQQVMEDTLARILNDRVVLVASSRTDTGVHAMNQVANFRTSSGLPLRNLHLGVNSLLPPDIVVKEMSEVPWEFHAQYNARGKVYRYRIFNNPVRTALERHRCWHVRRPLDLGAMQRAARHLLGTHDFSSFCASQSEVEDRVRTVTDARLVREEGEGMIAFWIEADGFLRHMVRNIVGTLVDVGRGAIPAEDMARIVGARDRRAAGQAAPARGLCLMEVKYG; encoded by the coding sequence ATGCGAAACATCAAGCTGACCATCGAATACGACGGCACCGCCTACAACGGCTGGCAGCGCCAGGCCGACGTCCTCACGATCCAGCAGGTCATGGAGGACACGCTTGCGCGGATCCTCAACGACCGGGTGGTGCTCGTCGCCTCGAGCCGGACCGACACGGGTGTCCACGCGATGAACCAGGTGGCCAACTTCCGGACGTCCTCGGGGCTCCCGCTGCGCAACCTCCACCTGGGGGTCAACAGCCTGCTGCCGCCCGACATCGTCGTGAAGGAAATGAGCGAGGTGCCCTGGGAGTTCCACGCGCAGTACAACGCCCGGGGGAAGGTCTACCGGTACAGGATCTTCAATAACCCCGTGCGGACGGCGCTCGAGCGCCACCGCTGCTGGCACGTTCGCAGGCCGCTCGACCTCGGGGCCATGCAGCGGGCGGCGCGGCACCTCCTGGGCACGCACGACTTCAGCTCCTTCTGCGCCTCGCAGTCCGAGGTGGAGGACCGGGTCAGGACCGTGACGGACGCCCGCCTCGTGCGGGAAGAAGGGGAGGGGATGATCGCGTTCTGGATCGAGGCGGACGGGTTTTTGAGGCACATGGTGCGCAACATCGTGGGGACCCTCGTCGACGTCGGCCGGGGGGCGATCCCCGCGGAGGACATGGCCCGCATCGTCGGGGCGAGGGACCGCCGCGCGGCGGGCCAGGCGGCGCCGGCCAGGGGCCTGTGCCTCATGGAGGTGAAGTACGGATGA
- the rfbD gene encoding dTDP-4-dehydrorhamnose reductase, whose amino-acid sequence MRILVMGHRGMLGSDLVDVLGRDHEVSGVDVGEFDITSAADCARVVGEFRPDAVVNAAAYTDVDGCETNREACFAVNADGVRNMAEACREAGAMAVHYSTDYVFDGTKGEPYLEDDPCRPINAYGESKRRGEEALVETLENHLLIRTAWLYGRRGKNFVKAILEKAREEGTLRVVDDQVGSPTFTLDLAQATKLLIELGCRGTYHVTNRGVCSWYDFARRILETAQVTGVTVVPIKSRELDRKAARPAYSVLSNRKFMEATQRTMRPWQVALNEYLTGQSHIHR is encoded by the coding sequence ATGAGAATCCTGGTGATGGGCCACAGGGGCATGCTGGGCAGCGACCTCGTGGATGTGCTCGGCAGGGACCACGAGGTCAGCGGCGTGGACGTGGGCGAATTCGACATCACCTCGGCTGCGGATTGCGCGCGGGTCGTCGGGGAGTTCCGTCCCGACGCGGTGGTCAACGCCGCCGCCTACACGGACGTCGACGGCTGCGAAACCAACCGTGAGGCCTGCTTCGCCGTCAATGCCGACGGGGTGCGCAACATGGCCGAGGCCTGCCGGGAAGCCGGCGCAATGGCCGTTCACTACAGCACGGACTACGTCTTCGACGGGACCAAGGGTGAGCCCTACCTCGAGGACGACCCCTGCCGACCCATCAACGCCTACGGGGAATCGAAGCGCAGGGGCGAGGAGGCGCTCGTCGAGACCCTGGAAAACCACCTGCTGATCCGCACGGCCTGGCTCTACGGCCGCCGGGGGAAGAACTTCGTCAAGGCCATCCTGGAAAAGGCGAGGGAAGAGGGGACCCTCCGCGTCGTCGACGACCAGGTGGGCTCCCCCACCTTCACGCTCGATCTCGCGCAGGCAACGAAGCTGCTCATCGAACTGGGCTGCCGGGGGACCTACCATGTCACGAACCGCGGGGTGTGCAGCTGGTATGACTTCGCCCGGCGCATTCTCGAGACCGCCCAGGTGACGGGGGTGACCGTGGTGCCCATCAAGAGCCGCGAACTCGACCGGAAGGCGGCGCGCCCGGCCTACTCGGTGCTGAGCAACCGCAAGTTCATGGAGGCGACGCAGCGGACCATGCGTCCCTGGCAGGTCGCCCTGAATGAATACCTGACCGGCCAGAGCCACATCCACCGTTGA